The sequence CGATGTGCAGACGGTAGCGGCCATCGTCCAGCCCGGCCAAATCGACCGTGGCAGGGAGCGGCCCGTCGGTTTGCCATACAGCGTCAGATTGTCCGTGCAGACTGACGCTTGCGCCTGCTGCCGAGTTGTCTGTGGATGAAACGTTAAAGCGTGGTGCTCTTAGGGGCAATTTCCCCGTGCCGAACGGTGAGCCTGGCGCGTGTAGCAAGCGCTTATCATTATCGATCAGCGCACTAGCAAGATTATCAAAATAATAGATGCCGGGCACATCAAGGCACTGCGTTGGTGAAGCAATGTCGGTGTAGCTGAGCAAAGCCGGATCACTGCAATGAATCGCAAACGTGAATGGCTGATTTTCGGCATAGCCATCCAGCAATTTTAACGGGTCTTCCGGGTTGCAATACACTTCGGCACCGCCCGGGACGGCCCGGAACAACAAACGATAGCGTTGCAACAAGCGCCGACAATCAGGCGTCGGTATAAAGCTCAAAGGCCGACACGTCTGATCGGCAAAATAACTATGCGTGCAACTGATGTCAAACCAGCGCTGGTAGCCTTTACCCATTTCGGCTTGCTATCCGGGTATCGGTCGCACTAACTGCAGGAATTGACGCTGTCATCCAATTTTCCTGTATGGTCAACATGCGCACTTTGTATAACGCTGAAGGCTGATATTTGCTACCTAGCAGAGAAAATAAATTATTCATTTCGTGGATGCTCAGGCTGACCAGTTCCAGCTGCAGCCGGTCAAGTTCACGTGGAAAAGCCGGGCTGCTTTGCGCATCGAAATAAGTACGCGACTGGAAATAGCCTAGCGCCATGCTTAACAACTGCAGCGCCTGGGTATAATCCGCAAATGAAGCCGTAAGCAACACATACAAATTCAGGTGCAGAGGCGCTTGTTGCAACGCGTATCCTCCATCACTACGCGGCACGACCCCGGCACCCGCAACCGCCGGTTCACGTTCAATGTTGACCAACGAAAATACGATTCGGTTGTCTATACCGGGAGGCGTCGAGCCATCCGGATTTATCAAGCCAGAAACGATCGATAGCGCTTCATTGCTGGGATAGCGTGCGCCAAGGAAGTTGTTTAACTCAGCAGCGATAAAGGTCAGCGTTTTTTCTATCATGGAATGTGCAAAGATAATTTGAGAGCCGTTAGCGTTCTTCAACAACGCAATCGCACGAGTCCACATCGATACAGACGCGGACTCCATAAGATTATTTAGGTACCATTGGACCGTTAGACACGCTCCAGGTAATCGGCTTTGACGTATCACCGCAGGTAACGACAAAATCACCTGCCCCAGCGATGACGGCGAGACCATCTTTTGGATTGCCCGTCATGCCACGAATCGAAAAAATCGGAGCTTGTAGTTTTATCGCAGGCTTCGCCAAATCATATGATAGCAACTGGCCTTCACCAAAAAACACCACGCCGTTGGTACAGTCTCCGCAAATTTTTTCAATAACGATCTGTATTGTCGGCAGGGATTTCCAATCGCAATTGCAATCGGGCCCGCTACGCGCCATGGAAGTTGCGACACGCTCAGGCATAGGCGCTTGATTATTGCTACCGCCGTCATTCGAAACAACAGGCGCACTCGCAACGCTGGCCGGGACCGGGATACCAATAATCACGACACCAGTCTTATTATCGCCAGCGATTCCGTCCACAGTAAAAGGGGGCTTAGTTTTCCATTTCCATGTTGGATTTTCTTCACTTAGATTAATCTGGGCCATCTGTGAACCTGCGGGCGTGTAATCCTTAGAGTCATCAAGGCCATAGATAGTGATGCCGTTCACTGGATCACCTACCATGCCCAAAATAGTAAACG is a genomic window of Glaciimonas sp. PAMC28666 containing:
- a CDS encoding DUF4255 domain-containing protein, with product MIEKTLTFIAAELNNFLGARYPSNEALSIVSGLINPDGSTPPGIDNRIVFSLVNIEREPAVAGAGVVPRSDGGYALQQAPLHLNLYVLLTASFADYTQALQLLSMALGYFQSRTYFDAQSSPAFPRELDRLQLELVSLSIHEMNNLFSLLGSKYQPSALYKVRMLTIQENWMTASIPAVSATDTRIASRNG